The Parafrankia discariae region TTCCCGTGCGGGTGAAAACCATTTTCCTATCCGCCGGAATCTTCTTCGTGGAATTCTCCGCCGGGCTGGGAGGGGATGGACATGAATCTGCGCTCGGGAAGCCTGTCGGTGCGCGGTGTGGGACGGCGCGGTGCGGGATGGCGTCGACGCCGCCCGGGCGCCGTGGCCGCGGGGGGAGTCCGTGTCGTGGCTGGCTGCCTGCTGGTCGCCGCGGTCTTCTCGGGCTGCGACGGCTCGGTCTCCCTGGGTGGCGGCTCGGTCGCCAGCGGAGAGGTGGAGAAAAAGATCGCCGCCGAGTTCGGCCCGCTGTTCCAGCGGACGGATCCTCCGGTCGAGGTGGCCTGCCCGGAATCCCTCAAGGCCGAGGTGGGCGTGACGATGCAGTGCTCGCTGACCGACCCCGCGGACGGCGCGACGTACCCGGTGAACGTCTCCGTCGACTCCGTGAACGGCGAC contains the following coding sequences:
- a CDS encoding DUF4333 domain-containing protein; the encoded protein is MAGCLLVAAVFSGCDGSVSLGGGSVASGEVEKKIAAEFGPLFQRTDPPVEVACPESLKAEVGVTMQCSLTDPADGATYPVNVSVDSVNGDDTHFNLDLVGVTAVDEADVEGEIVNTFGARFQSADLSADCPASLRAKVGAELRNPST